One window from the genome of Amaranthus tricolor cultivar Red isolate AtriRed21 chromosome 9, ASM2621246v1, whole genome shotgun sequence encodes:
- the LOC130823297 gene encoding uncharacterized protein LOC130823297 has protein sequence MPSYAKFLKDVLSNKRKLQETSVETLRGECNAILECKVPKKEADPGSFTILVKFSEVLVNETLADLEASESIMPLSLCKRINAKIKPTRMSLQLADRSVRFELELLKIYHVKPVILGRDFLNTARAVFDVFNGKLTLNILGEDVKFHLPSMMKGPADESLCRAEVARVEIMHPQYDDPLRSILEGVEDGRCLEDASLKKLLDEPDFYMEQMI, from the exons ATGCCTTCTTATGCAAAATTTCTAAAGGACGTATTATCTAACAAAAGGAAGCTGCAAGAAACAAGCGTAGAAACACTAAGAGGAGAATGCAACGCTATCTTAGAGTGCAAGGTGCCGAAAAAAGAAGCTGACCCCGGAAGTTTCACCATTCTAGTCAAATTTAGTGAAGTTTTGGTCAATGAAACACTTGCTGATTTGGAAGCTAGTGAGAGTATCATGCCTTTGTCTTTATGCAAGAGGATCAATGCGAAGATCAAGCCAACAAGGATGTCTTTGCAGCTAGCTGATAGATCAGTAAGGTTTGAGTTGGAGTTGTTGAAGATTT ATCATGTCAAACCTGTCATTCTTGGGAGAGATTTTTTGAATACAGCACGGGCTGTTTTTGATGTGTTTAATGGCAAGCTTACATTGAACATCTTGGGGGAGGACGTTAAGTTTCATCTTCCATCAATGATGAAAGGACCTGCTGATGAATCACTGTGCAGAGCAGAAGTAGCAAGGGTTGAGATTATGCATCCACAGTATGATGACCCTTTGAGGTCAATCTTAGAAGGAGTTGAGGATGGAAGGTGCTTAGAAGACGCAAGTTTGAAGAAACTGTTAGATGAACCAGATTTCTATATGGAACAAATGATATAG